One stretch of Mus pahari unplaced genomic scaffold, PAHARI_EIJ_v1.1 scaffold_9449_1, whole genome shotgun sequence DNA includes these proteins:
- the LOC110315459 gene encoding mas-related G-protein coupled receptor member A6-like, whose translation MTPTTTNTTDASIPRSIDIIPWIPHLIIIILGMVGMAGNTIVFWLLGFRLRRNAFSIYILNLALADFLFLLCHIIASMLGLLKFSYTNIIFRRCFYTMRMIPYIAGLSMLSAISTERCLSVLCPIWYRCHRPKNTSSVVCAVIWILSLLTCILNRYFCGFLDTKYVNNYGCMASTYFIALYLVFLSVVLCVSSLALLVRLFCGTERMKLTRLYVTIMLTVLVFLLCALPCGFYWFLLNLIKNDFGKFDLSLYMVSLILTAINSCANPIIYFFVGSFRHRLKHQTLKKVLQRALEDIPETAENMVDMSRSKAEP comes from the coding sequence ATGACACCcacaacaacaaatacaacagaCGCATCCATCCCTCGAAGTATTGACATCATCCCCTGGATCCCACACTTGATCATCATCATCCTCGGAATGGTCGGGATGGCAGGAAACACCATTGTGTTCTGGCTCCTGGGCTTCCGCTTACGCAGGAATGCCTTCTCCATCTACATTCTAAACTTGGCCCTGGctgactttctcttcctcctctgtcacatCATAGCTTCCATGCTGGGTCTTCTCAAGTTTTCCTACACCAATATTATCTTTCGCAGGTGCTTTTACACCATGAGGATGATTCCCTACATCGCAGGCCTAAGCATGCTCAGTGCCATCAGCACTGAGCGCTGCCTGTCTGTCCTGTGCCCCATCTGGTATCGCTGCCACCGCCCAAAAAACACATCATCTGTCGTGTGTGCTGTGATCTGGATCCTATCCCTGTTGACCTGCATTCTGAATAGGTATTTCTGCGGTTTCTTAGATACCAAATATGTAAATAACTATGGGTGTATGGCATCGACATACTTTATTGCCTTATATCTGGTATTTTTGTCTGTGGTCCTCTGTGTGTCCAGCCTGGCTCTGCTGGTCAGGTTGTTCTGTGGCACTGAGCGGATGAAGCTTACCAGATTGTACGTGACCATCATGCtgactgttttggtttttctcctcTGCGCGTTGCCCTGTGGCTTCTACTGGTTCCTTTTAAACTTGATTAAGAATGATTTTGGTAAATTTGATTTAAGTCTTTATATGGTATCACTTATCCTGACTGCTATTAACAGCTGTGCCAACCCCATCATTTACTTCTTCGTGGGCTCCTTCAGGCATCGGTTGAAGCACCAGACCCTCAAAAAGGTTCTCCAGAGAGCACTGGAGGACATTCCTGAGACAGCTGAAAACATGGTGGACATGTCAAGAAGCAAAGCAGAGCCGTGA